The DNA window ACGAAAGCAAATTTAGATGCAGTTGAACAAAGCCTTTTCGGACGTTTTGATAGTTCCATTGCGACAACCCTCGAATCACTTGCCACTCGCGCTGGTATTGCCGAGCGTATTGATTCACTTAAAGAAAAAAAGAAACCTTCCAGCGATTTGGTAGAAGAGGCCGCTGTGGAGGTGAGGATTCGAAAAGTGAGTTTGAAAGATTTGATTTCTTTTTTATTTGAGATTGAAAATCATCCTACAAAAAATCTTCATCTTGAAAACTTAGAGGTAAAAACGCGATATAAAAAGCAGAATGAACTTGATGCATCATTTACCGTTTCAACATTTAAGTTGAAAGAGAAGGATGAACTGTAAATGAAAATGCTTCGCTTGCTTGGATATGTTTTTTTCTTTCTCATCAGTTTTATTTTTCTCACCTACTGGATGTTTCCCTACGACAGCTTGAAAGAAAGGCTTGTCACTCTTATTGAACAGCAAATGGGAAGCCAGGTTGAAGTATCGCTTGAGTCGCTTAAGCCTTCTTTTATTACGGGTATCAAACTAAAAAAATTGAAAATGTATTTTAATGACGGAAGTAATAAATTTGAAGTGATGAATATTCCACAAGCATCTGCGCGTCTTTCACTTTTATCTACGCTCTTTGCATCTCCACATTTTACTTTTTCTGTTGAACTTGGAGGCGGAGAGATTGATGGCGATGCAACGTTGGCCGGAAGCACCATTGACCTTGACCTTGATTTTGATGCCGTAAATATTTCAGCCATTAAAGTATTGGCATCTCGATATGGTTTGCAGCTTGGGAGCAGTATCGATGGAAATATTTCACTGAAAGTGGATCAGCAAAGATGGATTCGTTCCACAGGTTCGGTGGATTTAGATTTTAGAAGTTTGGAGCTCAAAGAATCCGAATTTAAATTGGATGAAGGCGGCATTCCCTTGCCAGCTGTGGTTTTCGCAAAGGGGAGGGCGTCTGGTTTAAAAGCAAAAATTGTGCGTGGAAGTTTGAATGTTGAAAAGTTTCTTTTCGAAGGTGGTGATCTAGGTCTCGATTTAAAAGGTCGAGTTGGTTTTGGAGATTCTGTCGAAAGTACACGTTTCGATTTGGACGGAATGTTTAATCCCAGCAAAAAACTTTCCGATGCACTTCCATTTTTATTTATCGTGCAAAAACAAAAGCGTCCGGATGGCTCATACCCTTTAAGCATCTCAGGCCGAGGTGCAAGGCCATCAATAAAAATTGGCACATTTTCCGTAGCGCTTTAATTTTTTTCTCATCTCCGAATGCTCCCCGACAAAAGCATTCGAGGACAAGTCTTGTTGGAGAACCAGCAATTTCTGTTGAAGCAATCTGTGTTGAAGCTTTTCATCTTCCAGCAAAATAAATGTTCCACTTTTTAAAAAACAATTCCATTTACCGGATCTTGAACAGAACACATGTTCATATTTCAGAACAGTTCTGAAGACTTCATCCTTCTCTTTTTTTAACGCCTTGAAAACAAGAAGCTTTTAAGCTCACGTTTCACTTAGCTTTCCTGGTATATGACTTGCTCTCTACTGTGCGATTCCAGTGTTTAGAGCAGAAAATCTACCTCTGGAGAAGATCGTCCATCAACATTGTTTTTTTTCGAAAGAAGGGGAAGAGTGAATGAAACGATTCATTGCCTTCATCATGCTGAGTATCGGTTGTGTTTTTGTGTTTTCCTTTATCTTCATTCAAGAAGCATTCGCCTTGGAAGCAAGTAGTCCCGTTAACGCTGAAGCAGACAGTTCTGGCGTGAGCAACTCAAGTTTTGAGCCTGATTATTTTACGGGTGCGGCAACCTATCGTTACAACATTGATCTTCCAAGTGGCAGGCAAGGACTGACGCCAGTATTAACTTTTTTTTATAATAGCCATCGTCGCTCTCGCCCTAGTGAAGTGGGAGTGGGGTGGGAACTTAGCCTGTATTATATCGAACGTTCTACTATCAAAGGTCTACCTGATTATTCTGGCGAAGATTATATCTCATATGAAAATGGCCAAGCGCGACAACTGCTTTCTATGGGAGCAGCTCCTAACAATTGTACAGCTTATCGCTACAAGATCGAAAGCGCGGATCAAAAACGTTTCTTCAAATGTCAAAATTACTGGATCATGTATGACAAGAGCGGAAAGAAGTATCTTTTTGGACAAGGAGAAAACACTAGGCTTGAAAATACAGCTCAAGCGAAGACGTTAAGATGGTACCTCGAAAATGTTGAGGATCCAAATCACAATACTATTGTCTACCATTATTCAGTAGCTTCCATAGATGCTTTTTTTACTCATGGTGAAGAAGATCCTACAGATTCTTACAAAGTTCAAAACATAGTCTTAGATGAGATTGAATATACTGGTCATGGTGATGAACCTGGAACGTACAGAGTTGATTTGCAGTATGGTAATAACGATCATGATAACCCAGACTTCCGAAGCGAATTTGGAAGAACAGTTTCAAAGCATTTAAGTAAAGTACTTGTTTTTGAACGTGCCAACCAAGCAAGACCAATTCACGAATATACTTTTCGATATGAAGAAGACCAGCAAATGCTGAAGCTAGCTGGCATTACGGTCAAGCTCAAAACAATAATATTGTGACGACACTTCCTGAAACTACGTTTGAATATTCAAGTTTAGCGGACGAAAATTATTGGGTTGCAAACGATGACGTTTACCAAGATCCCATTGGGCAAGCGACACAGTATGATAAAGCCCATCGATTTTTTGATATGAATGGTGACGGTCTTGTTGATCGAGTTTTTCAAAACAGAGATACGGGAAATTTTGAAGTCTATGTAAACACGGGCAGTGACTTTAACGCAGAAGCACAACTCTGGCCCGATATCTGTGATGATGGCAACGGTTCTTGTCCAGGTGAAGAGCTGAATGATTTGATCGATTTCAACGGTGATAATCTTCCTGATCGTATCTTGGGTGGAGACATAAATATTATTGGCCAAGGTCTTCATCGTGGGTATTTTGTAAAATATAATAGTGGGACTGAATTTCGTTATGGAGAACTGTGGGATGACCCCATTTGTCAGATAGAAGAATACCAAGCGCATTGCGGTGAGCTTAGTTTTCAGGATATGAATGGTGATGGATTAAGAGACCGTATTCATCACGATCAAAATCAAGATCGCTTTCTTGTTTTTATAAACGAAGGTCGTCGTTTTCATGCAGAAGCAGAAGTGTGGGACGATCAAGCTCCTCAAGGAGGAAGTTTTGAATATTTTATCCTTGATATGAATGGTGATGGTCTTCCTGATCGTGTTGCAAGAGATCGTAATACTCCAAGTTATGACTCTCCTTATCTCCAAGTGTATTACAATACTGGTCATGGTTGGTTTGAAAATTATGAGGAATGGCAATATCCTTTTTTGCTAGGAGATAATCCTCCTAGAATCAATTTAATTGATATCAATAGCGATGGGAAACCCGACCTTCTCACTTCTTCCACGTTACCTGATGCCCGTCATGGGTTTAACGTTTATTATAATCTTGGAACGAACTTCGACAGTGAATCTCATTTTCTTCCCGATCCTCTTAACAATGATCGTTTTGTAAATAAGTTTTCATACGAAAATAATTTTCCGGGCTTTATTGATGTTAATGGGGATGGTTTTTTAGATCGAATTGCTCCTACACGCGATGATCAGTACGAAGTTCACTTTACACAATTTTATACACCAAATTCAAACGAATATCATGAGCCGCCACTTGCTCTCATTGCGATCAATAATGGGCTTGGAGTCGACACTCGTCTTTCATATCGTCCAACAACGTTTATGAAAAATAGACTGCTTCCTTTTCATAACTTCAATCTTGCAAAGATTGTGGTGAAAGAGGGTGAGGAAGAAAAAATTACCAACATTGATTATGCTATGGGGCAATATCAATTTCCTTGGAACAATCCTTTAGCAAGAAAGTTTGATGGGTTTGGTTTTGTTCAAATTCGTGACCATTTGGGAAACGTTGAAAACCGTTGGTATCATCAGGCACACACCGACATTAAAGGTGTTGTTCGCTTTGTGGATGATTATCTTCCTGGATTTGATCATTCGTTTTCAATTCGAACGCGTGATCTTCCTGATGAAGAAGAGGTTGAAGGTTTTTCTCCATGGACCCAAACAAGTCTTTCCGGGAAACTCTATCGTGTTTCTCGTTACATTCGAAAACCGGGGATCATTCATCTTGTGCACAAAGATACCACTACCTACGAGTGGCAATCATCATTTACTCAAGCCAATAATTTCATAAAATTTGTGAGTTTGGTTCGCGAAAAAACAACAGACTACGAAGGTCTTGATCGGGGAAGATCTACAGTTACAACATCTGCTTACAATCCAGAAACTGGAAACATAATAAATACAATTAATCTTGGTGAAGTTGGTGTTGATACTCCGCGGAAAATTGAATTTGTTGATTATCTTGCTTTCACTACTCCCTTTGGGGAAGTGCCAACATCAAACGCAGCTCAAATTAGAAATGTAGAGGGAAATGATCTTGTTCGAAATGTAGTACGTTTACAGTATGACGAGAATTTGAATGTGATGTCACGGCAAGAAACTCTTTCCTACGAGGGTGAACAAGATCAAGAGCTCATCAGTCGTTTTGAATACGATGCCTATGGAAATGTGATTCAAGCCACAAATCCAAAAGGAACTATCAGCACCACTTTTTATGACGAAGAGAACCATCTTTTTCCTCTTCAAACAACTATAGCAGGCGAGTTTACAAGTCACAGCGAGTACGATGTGAGAATAGGAAAAGAGAGAGAAAAAACGACTCCTGATGGACGTGTTGAAACTTTCTCTTATGATGGATTTGGAAGACTTTTGGAACGAACGTTTCAAGGACAATGGAAAGAGCGTTTTGAATATGAAGATAAAGTTGATCGCAGAAATGGCTTGTTTGCAACAGCAGTAAAACATTTTACAAATATCTCAAGTGATCCCGCCGAAAGTTCACGCCTTCCTCGTAGTGTCACATATAAAAATGGTCAGGGTGAGACCATTCAAACGTCTTCACGCTCTGAACGAAGTGATCATAGTTACCGAGCAATTGTAACACGTTATCTTCAGGATAGGCAGCAGTATCAGGTGTTTACGTCGGAGCCTTTCTTTACTCCCGATGAAACTTTGGTAGCCGCGGCTAATCATCCCGAGTTCATCACAGAACGTGACAGTCTTGGCAGAACCTTTCGCAGCACGCCTCCCGTAGGCGATATCACTTCTCCAACTGCAGCAAGCATTACGCGTTATGGCGATNNNNNNNNNNNNNN is part of the Deltaproteobacteria bacterium CG11_big_fil_rev_8_21_14_0_20_42_23 genome and encodes:
- the gspN gene encoding type II secretion system protein GspN; this translates as MKMLRLLGYVFFFLISFIFLTYWMFPYDSLKERLVTLIEQQMGSQVEVSLESLKPSFITGIKLKKLKMYFNDGSNKFEVMNIPQASARLSLLSTLFASPHFTFSVELGGGEIDGDATLAGSTIDLDLDFDAVNISAIKVLASRYGLQLGSSIDGNISLKVDQQRWIRSTGSVDLDFRSLELKESEFKLDEGGIPLPAVVFAKGRASGLKAKIVRGSLNVEKFLFEGGDLGLDLKGRVGFGDSVESTRFDLDGMFNPSKKLSDALPFLFIVQKQKRPDGSYPLSISGRGARPSIKIGTFSVAL